One Fuerstiella marisgermanici DNA window includes the following coding sequences:
- a CDS encoding lactonase family protein codes for MPMCTTFHRSFLLPVVVVAIAMTATNVPAQNNSPEAPLMAYVGTFSSPLKDMLPTQVDLPPGNGLGIHLFHVDRKTGAMTPAGVHRMGTSPSCLALSADGTRMYSTNETDRVGGTKEGSVTAFEVDSKDGKLKPLNTVPSGGAGPTYASIHPSGRFLLVANYFGGTVSVLPIQPNGSLGEATDIKIDAGKIGPTTATNAPPGSFAFSGHDRTHAHMIEADPSGQFVLHADLGLDQILIWKFDDKTGKLSPNDPPFVSLPPGDGPRHFHFHPNGKWFYSIQEEGSTLVLFDFDAKTGSLTERQTISTLPPDFKGSNFCSEILVSSDGKFVYAGNRLHDSIGIFAVGANGELSHVDDEWTRGNYPRSFNFDPTGQFLYSCNQRADNIAIFKVDRSTGRLNFTGKYAAVGNPSIIVFRDLAK; via the coding sequence ATGCCAATGTGCACCACATTCCACCGTTCCTTTCTGCTGCCAGTGGTTGTCGTTGCGATCGCGATGACAGCAACGAATGTTCCAGCTCAGAACAACAGTCCAGAAGCGCCGCTGATGGCTTACGTCGGCACTTTCAGTTCGCCGTTGAAGGACATGCTGCCCACTCAGGTTGATCTTCCGCCAGGCAACGGACTCGGCATTCACCTGTTTCACGTGGACAGAAAAACGGGAGCGATGACGCCCGCCGGAGTTCATCGCATGGGCACCAGTCCCAGTTGCCTGGCACTCAGTGCCGACGGCACTCGCATGTATTCGACCAATGAAACCGATCGCGTCGGAGGAACAAAGGAAGGTTCCGTCACGGCGTTTGAAGTCGATTCGAAAGACGGAAAACTTAAGCCGCTGAACACCGTACCATCGGGCGGAGCTGGCCCGACTTACGCCAGCATTCATCCGTCTGGGCGCTTTCTGCTGGTCGCCAATTATTTCGGCGGCACCGTCTCCGTACTGCCCATTCAGCCGAACGGAAGCCTCGGTGAAGCGACCGATATTAAAATTGACGCGGGAAAGATCGGGCCGACAACAGCCACCAACGCGCCACCGGGCAGCTTTGCCTTTAGCGGACACGATCGCACTCATGCCCACATGATCGAAGCGGATCCGTCGGGGCAATTTGTACTGCACGCTGATCTGGGGCTTGACCAGATTCTGATTTGGAAATTCGACGACAAAACAGGCAAGCTATCGCCCAATGATCCGCCATTCGTCTCGCTGCCTCCGGGCGACGGGCCGCGACACTTTCATTTTCATCCGAACGGAAAGTGGTTCTATTCGATTCAGGAAGAAGGCTCGACGCTTGTGTTGTTCGACTTTGACGCGAAGACCGGAAGCCTTACCGAACGGCAGACTATTTCCACGCTGCCACCGGATTTTAAAGGCAGTAATTTCTGCTCCGAGATCCTAGTGTCGTCGGACGGAAAGTTCGTCTACGCCGGCAACCGTCTGCACGACAGCATTGGGATTTTCGCAGTGGGAGCCAACGGCGAACTTTCGCACGTCGATGACGAATGGACTCGAGGCAACTATCCTCGCAGTTTTAACTTCGATCCAACCGGGCAATTTCTGTATTCGTGCAACCAGCGAGCCGACAATATTGCCATCTTCAAAGTCGATCGCAGCACCGGGCGATTGAACTTCACCGGAAAGTACGCTGCTGTTGGAAACCCGTCGATCATCGTCTTCCGGGATCTGGCAAAGTAA
- a CDS encoding DUF1501 domain-containing protein — MSILQMPSVRKGRREFLRAGSLGLFGLTLSQLVEAREADKLASAMKTAPAAVTGNAGSGRKKKPRNCILLFMWGGPAQQDTWDPKPDAPPDYRGEFRPISTSVPGIQICEHLPKLAQRMDQLAVIRSMTHDSVDHTHATHYLLTGRDVARRGQPLYEDWPGYGAIISQLQRGRGPLPPFVSMMPEVINGSPRFVEQSHGSGAGWLGPQYEPLRIDDDATKADYLSSFSLRANLPDKRIDQRRDLLGSLNQQMQFLDQYREGAAVTAQTERAFQILADPTVRKAFDLADESPELRQRYGMNMHGQSVLQARRLVEAGVPLVTVFWPNDGITNVSVYWDTHSRNFIDLKDRLCPVTDQAFSALLDDLQDRGMLEDTLVVWTGEMGRTPKVGQSVVGGAGAGRDGRDHWGNVFSSVLAGGGVRGGTVYGASDRLAAFPESNPTPPADLAATIYTLLGIDPAHEIRDRLDRPLTLCDGKAIQDVMA, encoded by the coding sequence ATGAGCATTCTGCAAATGCCGTCGGTCCGGAAGGGGCGTCGGGAATTTTTGCGAGCCGGTTCTTTGGGGCTGTTCGGGCTGACTCTGTCGCAGCTTGTCGAAGCACGCGAGGCGGACAAGCTGGCCTCGGCCATGAAGACTGCTCCGGCGGCGGTGACCGGCAACGCTGGTTCAGGCCGAAAGAAGAAGCCGCGTAACTGCATTTTGCTGTTTATGTGGGGCGGGCCAGCCCAGCAGGATACGTGGGATCCCAAACCAGACGCACCTCCGGATTATCGCGGTGAGTTCCGGCCGATTTCCACAAGCGTGCCGGGGATTCAAATCTGCGAGCATCTCCCAAAGCTGGCTCAGCGAATGGACCAATTAGCTGTCATTCGTTCCATGACTCATGACAGCGTCGATCACACTCACGCCACGCACTACCTGTTAACCGGGCGCGATGTTGCTCGGCGTGGTCAGCCACTTTACGAAGACTGGCCCGGTTATGGAGCCATTATTTCGCAGCTGCAGCGAGGGCGTGGTCCGTTGCCGCCGTTTGTGTCGATGATGCCGGAAGTGATCAACGGCAGTCCGCGGTTTGTAGAACAGTCACACGGTTCCGGCGCCGGCTGGCTTGGGCCGCAGTATGAACCTCTTCGCATTGATGATGACGCGACAAAGGCTGATTACCTGTCCAGCTTCTCATTGCGAGCCAACCTTCCCGACAAACGCATCGATCAGCGTCGAGACCTGCTGGGCAGCCTGAACCAGCAGATGCAGTTTCTCGATCAGTATCGCGAAGGGGCGGCTGTGACGGCTCAAACAGAACGAGCATTTCAGATCCTTGCCGATCCCACCGTGCGGAAGGCGTTCGATCTGGCGGACGAATCGCCCGAACTGCGTCAGCGTTATGGAATGAACATGCACGGGCAGTCTGTTCTCCAGGCGCGGCGTCTGGTGGAAGCGGGCGTGCCGCTGGTGACGGTATTCTGGCCGAACGATGGAATCACGAATGTCAGCGTCTATTGGGACACGCACAGCCGCAACTTCATTGACCTGAAGGATCGACTGTGCCCGGTGACCGACCAGGCATTTTCTGCGTTGCTCGACGACCTGCAGGACCGTGGCATGCTGGAGGATACGCTGGTCGTGTGGACGGGGGAGATGGGACGAACTCCGAAAGTCGGACAAAGCGTTGTCGGCGGAGCGGGTGCCGGGCGCGATGGTCGAGACCACTGGGGCAACGTCTTCAGCAGCGTACTGGCCGGCGGCGGCGTTCGCGGCGGAACGGTTTACGGAGCCAGCGACCGACTGGCCGCCTTCCCCGAAAGCAACCCCACACCACCGGCTGACCTGGCCGCGACAATCTACACGCTGCTGGGTATCGATCCGGCCCACGAAATTCGTGACCGGCTGGATCGCCCGCTGACACTCTGCGACGGCAAGGCGATTCAGGACGTGATGGCGTAG
- a CDS encoding FHA domain-containing protein, whose amino-acid sequence MSNVDSKVITIGRASDNTVMLETANVSAHHARLTVSPNRIILEDLKSTNGTSIRTVENKTMRAIVTPGDSIFFGSAEYSVAEILQLAEQSTTPPSQTPVSTVTPEVTHASEFPNATIAVCATAITVAVLWLAFPKGGEAPADTAAATTIESRETAPEAILETAVAGMDESKQERPESGPTSEESQTVSGPTESSPSGNGEDNTAARFDAAEAIFVVFCRESESRTPFRVGTAFVINDGRVVTSASVIYSLRKLMKSSFTDPTLYSPTRKRWIAISQMRVHPKFEEITTQVDALPVTTENQKTMVALLKLRTAFDVGYFDIDEKLQVGLSLRDENLRPGQKLRVIGYPFDVNDPFFDASIPIKVEQLTVRADSLQFSNGVAAASLSARVDDHQTDQTNLAFIGSPILDASDLVIGLYVRPTPENQNIDAFDGSLVSQLAEEFSK is encoded by the coding sequence ATGTCAAACGTTGATTCTAAAGTGATTACGATCGGCAGAGCGTCGGACAACACTGTGATGCTGGAGACTGCGAATGTTTCGGCCCACCACGCACGTCTGACGGTGTCGCCGAACCGCATCATCCTCGAAGATCTCAAGTCCACGAATGGCACCAGCATTCGCACAGTGGAAAACAAGACGATGCGCGCGATCGTGACTCCCGGGGACTCCATTTTTTTCGGCTCAGCGGAATACAGCGTCGCTGAGATCCTGCAATTGGCAGAACAGTCCACGACACCGCCATCTCAAACGCCCGTATCAACTGTCACGCCCGAGGTGACTCATGCTTCGGAGTTTCCAAACGCGACCATTGCGGTTTGTGCGACAGCCATTACCGTCGCAGTGTTATGGCTGGCCTTCCCCAAAGGTGGCGAAGCCCCTGCCGACACGGCTGCAGCGACGACCATCGAATCGAGGGAAACAGCGCCGGAGGCCATTTTGGAAACAGCGGTCGCGGGAATGGACGAATCGAAACAGGAAAGGCCAGAATCCGGTCCAACCAGTGAAGAGAGTCAGACAGTCTCCGGCCCAACCGAATCCAGCCCCTCAGGAAACGGTGAGGACAATACCGCCGCCAGGTTTGACGCCGCAGAAGCCATATTCGTCGTGTTTTGCCGTGAATCCGAAAGCAGAACACCATTTCGCGTTGGGACGGCGTTCGTCATCAATGACGGCCGCGTCGTCACGTCTGCTTCCGTGATATACTCTCTCAGAAAATTGATGAAAAGTTCGTTCACTGACCCAACCTTGTACTCCCCCACTCGAAAGCGTTGGATCGCCATCAGTCAGATGCGCGTGCATCCGAAATTCGAAGAAATCACGACACAAGTTGATGCGCTGCCCGTAACGACTGAGAATCAGAAGACAATGGTCGCACTCTTGAAACTCAGAACAGCATTTGACGTCGGGTATTTTGACATTGATGAAAAGCTTCAGGTTGGTCTGTCGTTGCGGGACGAAAATCTGCGGCCGGGTCAAAAACTGCGGGTCATCGGTTATCCCTTCGACGTCAACGATCCTTTTTTCGATGCGTCGATCCCCATCAAAGTGGAACAACTAACCGTTCGAGCCGATTCGCTGCAGTTTTCAAACGGAGTTGCAGCGGCTTCGCTGTCCGCTCGGGTTGACGATCATCAGACTGACCAAACGAATCTGGCTTTCATCGGCAGTCCGATCCTCGATGCCAGTGATCTGGTGATTGGTCTCTACGTTCGGCCAACGCCCGAAAACCAGAATATCGACGCTTTCGATGGTAGTCTCGTCAGCCAGCTTGCGGAGGAATTTTCAAAATGA
- a CDS encoding FHA domain-containing protein has translation MKHTLNEDENPIQQTVSEPLQQLLKLQANNGADVQGIDNLSRPADQPMRFRPSRRPPTALLTILDDGSDTEGQLTRIRTTKFTLGRVGCDVNIPFDPDLSSVHATLECVHKRGEYRWFLVDQASTNGTFLRAYKARPKHGAELMIGSRRYEFRTSTSAHNPVKADPEQTITYIKSSSDEALLAIPRLVEVTGTDCPGRSFTLDQDIVEIGQDAGCDVRIENDPYVSPLHAKLTKEPQQRWLLEDQKSVNGVWIRINRIALAHQAEFQLGQQRFVFEVR, from the coding sequence ATGAAACATACTCTTAACGAAGATGAAAATCCCATTCAGCAAACGGTGTCTGAGCCGCTGCAGCAACTCCTAAAACTTCAGGCGAACAATGGGGCCGACGTGCAAGGCATTGACAACCTCTCTCGGCCTGCCGATCAGCCTATGCGTTTTCGTCCATCACGCCGTCCGCCTACGGCTTTACTGACGATCCTCGACGATGGCAGCGATACCGAAGGTCAATTAACTCGGATTCGCACCACTAAGTTCACTCTGGGTCGCGTGGGCTGTGATGTCAACATCCCGTTTGATCCGGACCTTTCGAGTGTGCATGCAACGCTGGAATGTGTCCACAAACGTGGCGAATATCGCTGGTTTCTGGTCGATCAGGCCAGCACAAACGGTACGTTTCTACGAGCCTACAAGGCGAGGCCCAAACATGGCGCCGAACTGATGATCGGCAGCCGACGATACGAATTTCGAACGTCAACGTCCGCCCACAATCCTGTGAAAGCAGATCCGGAGCAGACCATTACTTACATCAAATCTTCTTCGGATGAAGCCCTCTTGGCCATTCCACGCCTCGTTGAAGTGACAGGTACCGATTGCCCGGGGCGGAGTTTCACACTTGATCAAGACATTGTAGAGATCGGGCAGGATGCTGGATGCGACGTGCGGATCGAAAACGATCCGTACGTCTCACCATTGCATGCAAAATTGACAAAGGAACCGCAACAACGCTGGCTGCTTGAAGATCAGAAGAGCGTCAACGGAGTCTGGATTCGTATCAACCGCATTGCTCTGGCTCATCAGGCGGAATTCCAGTTGGGCCAACAGCGTTTCGTATTTGAGGTGCGATAG
- the polA gene encoding DNA polymerase I — MPEPDLFPDQKKLVLLDGMALVYRAHFALIRSPRQTSGGLATSGVFGMTNTVLDILKKEKPTHIAAAFDTTEPTERHKVFPEYKAQRDALPEDIAAQLPYIDKLLNAFNITVIRMPGYEADDIIGTLAHEAAQQGFRTLMVTPDKDYHQLVGEDTVIFRPGRKGAAYETLGVPEVLAHWDIERVDQVIDILGLMGDASDNIPGVPGIGPKTAQKLIAEYDTIENLLQNTSKLKGKQKERVEENAEQALLSKRLVTIQLDVPHTVDLDALKVQPQNDDALQELFEELEFDTIGKKIFGKKFSSSASRTEKIREKREGQIQATLFDDADDVEIKTIKDVKHTYHVVQTAAERAALLKKLLKQKEVCFDTETTGLDPRTALPLGISFSIKPHEAWYVVCDTEQRAGEQNTEPGTDVPGSPVVEEFRPFFENESIRKVGHNLKYDITLLKWNGIETRGELMDTMLAHSMKEPEMRHGLDYLAELYLAYKPVSITTLIGPKGDDQKNMADVPLDSLAEYAGEDADITLQVAKAIAPDIEKQGVAQVCYEVECPLVPVLVDMEYEGIRLDTDALAAYSQQLTTEIDQLRDMIYQAAEHEFNIDSPKQLGVVLYEELELEKNPKKTATGQWSTRESELQRLSGKHQIVADVLDYRNAAKLKSVYVDQLPSHVNPKTGRLHTHYSQTWTATGRMQSNDPNLQTIPVRKQRGREIRAAFVPRDDDHLLLSADYSQIELRIMAELSGDEAMLQAFTDGTDIHNVTASKVYGVDLEDVTREMRDKAKMVNFGIIYGISGFGLQQRLNIPRAEANDLITNYKKEYPGVQRWIDSTIEQAKEHGYVQTQTGRRRYLRDITSRNKTLANAAERLAMNSPIQGTAADMLKLAMIKVHAALRAGNFQTKMLLTVHDEIVFDMLKSEEESVKPVIEAAMRTALPMKVPILVEMGVGENWLEAH; from the coding sequence ATGCCCGAACCTGACCTGTTCCCCGATCAAAAAAAACTAGTCCTGCTGGATGGCATGGCGCTTGTTTATCGAGCTCACTTTGCGCTCATTCGCAGTCCTCGGCAAACGTCCGGGGGACTGGCGACGTCCGGCGTGTTTGGCATGACAAACACTGTGCTGGACATCCTGAAGAAGGAGAAACCGACTCATATCGCCGCCGCGTTCGACACCACGGAGCCCACCGAACGCCACAAGGTTTTTCCGGAATACAAAGCTCAACGAGACGCTCTGCCGGAAGACATTGCAGCTCAGCTTCCTTACATCGACAAGCTGTTGAATGCCTTCAACATCACCGTGATCCGCATGCCGGGCTACGAAGCAGACGACATCATCGGCACGCTCGCTCACGAAGCAGCACAGCAGGGCTTCCGTACGCTGATGGTCACACCGGACAAGGACTATCATCAACTGGTCGGCGAAGACACGGTAATTTTTCGGCCAGGCCGCAAAGGAGCGGCCTATGAAACTCTGGGCGTGCCGGAAGTGCTGGCTCACTGGGATATTGAACGAGTCGATCAGGTGATTGATATTCTGGGATTGATGGGCGACGCCAGCGACAACATCCCCGGCGTCCCTGGCATCGGCCCCAAGACGGCTCAAAAGCTGATCGCTGAATACGACACCATCGAAAACCTGCTGCAGAACACGTCAAAGCTGAAAGGCAAGCAAAAGGAACGAGTCGAAGAAAATGCGGAACAGGCTCTGCTGTCAAAGCGACTGGTCACCATTCAACTGGACGTGCCGCACACGGTCGACCTGGACGCGTTAAAAGTGCAGCCACAGAATGACGATGCGTTGCAGGAGCTGTTCGAAGAACTGGAATTCGACACGATCGGCAAAAAGATTTTCGGTAAGAAATTTTCTTCTTCCGCCAGCCGCACGGAAAAAATTCGCGAGAAACGGGAAGGCCAGATTCAGGCCACTTTGTTTGACGACGCAGACGACGTCGAAATCAAAACCATCAAAGACGTGAAGCACACATATCACGTCGTGCAAACGGCGGCGGAACGAGCAGCCCTGCTGAAGAAGCTGTTAAAGCAGAAGGAGGTGTGCTTCGACACTGAAACAACGGGGCTGGATCCCCGAACCGCCCTGCCCCTGGGAATCTCATTCAGCATCAAGCCGCATGAGGCATGGTACGTGGTCTGCGACACCGAACAGCGAGCTGGGGAACAAAACACAGAACCGGGCACTGATGTACCCGGCTCGCCGGTAGTTGAAGAATTTCGGCCGTTCTTCGAAAACGAATCGATTCGCAAAGTCGGCCACAATCTGAAATACGACATCACGCTCTTAAAGTGGAACGGCATCGAAACGCGTGGTGAGCTCATGGACACCATGCTGGCTCATTCCATGAAAGAACCAGAAATGCGACACGGCCTGGACTACCTTGCCGAGTTGTATCTGGCGTACAAACCCGTTTCGATTACGACCTTGATCGGCCCCAAAGGCGACGATCAGAAAAACATGGCCGACGTGCCGCTTGATAGCCTGGCCGAGTACGCAGGCGAAGATGCCGACATCACGTTGCAGGTCGCGAAGGCGATTGCACCGGATATCGAAAAGCAAGGCGTCGCTCAGGTGTGCTACGAAGTCGAATGCCCGCTGGTGCCGGTGCTGGTGGACATGGAGTACGAAGGCATCCGCCTCGACACAGACGCTCTGGCCGCCTATTCGCAGCAACTGACCACCGAAATCGATCAGCTGCGCGACATGATTTATCAGGCAGCCGAACACGAATTCAACATCGATTCGCCCAAACAGTTGGGCGTCGTGTTGTATGAAGAACTGGAACTGGAAAAGAACCCGAAGAAAACCGCGACCGGACAATGGTCGACTCGAGAATCCGAGCTGCAGCGACTTTCGGGCAAACATCAGATCGTGGCCGACGTGCTGGACTACCGCAATGCCGCCAAGCTGAAGTCGGTCTACGTGGATCAACTGCCATCGCACGTGAATCCCAAAACCGGTCGCCTGCACACTCATTACAGCCAAACATGGACGGCCACGGGGCGCATGCAGAGCAACGATCCAAATCTGCAGACGATCCCGGTTCGCAAGCAGCGTGGTCGTGAAATCCGAGCCGCCTTTGTGCCGCGGGACGACGATCACTTGCTGCTGTCCGCGGACTATTCGCAGATCGAACTGCGCATCATGGCGGAACTAAGCGGCGACGAAGCCATGCTGCAGGCCTTCACCGACGGCACAGACATTCACAACGTGACGGCGTCGAAGGTGTACGGGGTTGATCTTGAAGACGTGACACGCGAAATGCGCGACAAAGCCAAGATGGTCAACTTCGGCATCATCTACGGCATTTCCGGCTTCGGCCTGCAACAACGTTTGAACATTCCTCGCGCTGAAGCCAACGACCTCATCACGAACTACAAAAAAGAATATCCCGGGGTCCAGCGCTGGATCGATTCAACGATCGAACAGGCCAAAGAGCACGGCTACGTGCAGACTCAGACAGGCCGTCGCCGTTACTTGCGAGACATCACGTCCCGCAACAAGACTCTGGCGAATGCCGCCGAACGCCTGGCGATGAACAGTCCGATTCAGGGTACGGCTGCCGACATGCTGAAGCTGGCGATGATCAAAGTGCACGCCGCTTTGCGAGCCGGCAACTTCCAGACAAAGATGCTGCTGACAGTGCATGACGAAATCGTGTTTGACATGCTGAAGTCGGAGGAAGAATCCGTCAAGCCGGTCATCGAAGCAGCCATGCGCACCGCGCTGCCGATGAAGGTTCCAATTCTTGTAGAAATGGGAGTGGGCGAAAACTGGCTTGAAGCTCATTGA
- a CDS encoding WD40 repeat domain-containing serine/threonine protein kinase encodes MTTTLKTSCPSCGKRLRINEANRDKTVRCPACRETFVASDVSEASQMTMDTTEAAVSVDTTQLAKSQTLSDLVSPAAQNSEEQTLRKLGRFELKSVLGAGGFGKVYRAYDPQLERFVAIKVPTFGPGDKRRRRRFVTEARSAAKLHHPNIVTVYENGQTNDGRLYIATEFVAGCTLKEVLLEEQPTLNQRVEWVRDLASALHYAHSEGIIHRDIKPENILIDRATSRAKIADFGLAKVLDDQSTDAEGPQQTQDGILGTPAFMSPEQARGTLSEVGPHSDQYSLGAVLYQCLTGKPPFTGSTYLVVAAVAGDNDPTHVRQIDDSVSSDLAAICEKAMNKVADWRYADCEKFSDDLDRWLEGEPVVARPLAIVQRGLRIIKRNPVPSALGALVGLLLIAVTVVASISRSRAIEDRDAFDQQRLAAVAAEKDAQVAEERANRLNRNLQKEKELAELQTQEALDAKNELKSQLAESERLRKALQSSDSRVVAEQELRTLSEAKERSGRYQRQLEKARVQIKGGRFVDAQATLQQTPEEQRHFEFNYLTALASPFLGPFEYRTDKGDVISSLAVSPNQSQLAFLTSSGRLEVHSSARHADIGSLIPNERWDARDSRVVFYGEKWLVVSVQTISGRIQPFYCNTRLSPLTVRPLNEKGTNESQVASDPYPVFTRYSERDWPSVRMEGGKHSYASPVPSMARLTFPNRWATTGYLDLDSDGRMLQIRRGTERKLVKQIRQSDSPTFATASPSGSTVMCGLENGDVSVYSYKLDKAKRFAVYKGDGHPITAGVFGGKGTVFDFELAFASDSQLVIHSNAARDLFRCVNHGCRITRLQFVGNRRKDKLPDWLFAVTDKNEVFQVDINNRRSVRNSSASGTSVPRPMASPTDSSKDMEPLWYSQERGKWLVFSDDGHKVIINPDADTEFPIPTLSLSGHVKPIIAASLSPDYRRVVTFSEDLTVRIWDADSGVELLRIRVSDAIAECNGNGGSLMISGETLTLRLPQHRCKLEWGDFRDRVTAAPLIRNE; translated from the coding sequence ATGACAACGACTCTAAAAACATCCTGTCCGTCCTGCGGCAAGCGACTCCGGATCAACGAAGCCAATCGCGATAAGACGGTGCGGTGTCCCGCGTGCCGTGAAACCTTCGTTGCGAGCGACGTGTCGGAAGCGTCGCAGATGACGATGGATACCACAGAAGCCGCGGTTTCTGTGGACACCACTCAGCTGGCTAAGAGTCAAACACTGAGTGATCTTGTGAGTCCGGCGGCTCAAAACAGCGAAGAACAAACGCTGCGGAAGCTGGGACGGTTTGAATTGAAATCCGTGCTGGGGGCAGGTGGTTTTGGCAAGGTGTATCGTGCGTACGATCCTCAACTGGAACGCTTCGTGGCGATAAAGGTTCCGACGTTCGGCCCCGGCGACAAGCGACGCAGGCGGCGCTTCGTGACAGAGGCTCGCAGTGCCGCAAAGCTGCATCACCCGAATATCGTGACGGTCTATGAGAACGGCCAGACAAACGATGGTCGACTGTATATTGCCACGGAATTCGTCGCCGGATGTACATTGAAGGAAGTGTTGCTGGAAGAGCAGCCAACGCTGAATCAAAGAGTCGAATGGGTCCGCGATCTCGCATCAGCCCTCCACTACGCGCATTCCGAAGGAATTATTCATCGCGACATCAAGCCGGAAAACATACTGATCGATCGTGCGACCAGTCGAGCCAAGATCGCAGACTTTGGATTGGCCAAAGTGCTTGATGATCAATCGACTGACGCAGAAGGGCCGCAACAGACTCAGGACGGAATCCTGGGAACGCCCGCCTTCATGTCGCCGGAACAGGCTCGCGGCACGCTGTCAGAAGTTGGGCCGCACAGCGACCAATACAGTCTGGGTGCCGTGCTTTACCAATGTCTTACCGGCAAGCCGCCGTTCACAGGTTCCACCTACTTGGTCGTCGCCGCCGTAGCTGGCGATAATGATCCGACGCATGTTCGTCAGATCGATGATTCAGTATCGAGTGACCTTGCGGCGATCTGTGAAAAGGCGATGAATAAAGTCGCAGACTGGCGGTACGCCGACTGTGAGAAGTTCAGCGATGATCTGGATCGATGGTTGGAAGGCGAACCAGTGGTTGCTCGTCCCTTGGCTATTGTGCAGCGAGGTCTACGCATCATCAAACGCAATCCAGTGCCATCGGCTCTCGGAGCCCTTGTCGGACTGCTGCTAATTGCCGTGACTGTCGTTGCTTCGATATCGCGTTCAAGGGCTATCGAAGACCGAGACGCCTTCGACCAGCAACGGCTGGCCGCTGTGGCCGCCGAAAAGGACGCTCAGGTCGCCGAAGAACGGGCCAATCGGCTGAATCGGAACTTGCAAAAAGAAAAGGAACTGGCTGAACTGCAGACGCAGGAAGCGTTGGATGCAAAGAATGAACTGAAGTCGCAACTTGCAGAATCGGAACGGCTGAGGAAGGCCCTTCAGAGTTCTGATTCACGAGTCGTCGCGGAACAGGAACTGCGTACGCTCTCTGAGGCGAAGGAGCGGAGCGGACGATATCAGCGGCAACTTGAGAAAGCACGTGTTCAAATCAAAGGCGGACGATTTGTCGACGCTCAGGCAACGCTGCAGCAGACGCCAGAAGAACAAAGGCACTTCGAATTCAACTACTTGACAGCGCTGGCGTCACCGTTTCTCGGGCCATTTGAGTATCGGACCGACAAGGGTGACGTGATAAGTTCGCTGGCCGTTTCACCGAATCAGTCACAACTTGCGTTCCTTACAAGTTCGGGCCGGCTCGAAGTTCACAGTTCTGCCAGACACGCCGATATCGGCTCTCTGATTCCTAACGAGAGGTGGGACGCCCGTGATAGTCGCGTTGTGTTCTACGGTGAAAAGTGGCTTGTCGTCAGTGTGCAGACCATCAGCGGTCGTATCCAACCGTTTTACTGCAACACGCGACTGTCGCCGCTGACAGTCCGTCCATTGAACGAAAAAGGTACTAATGAAAGCCAAGTCGCCTCAGATCCCTACCCTGTTTTCACTCGCTATTCAGAACGAGATTGGCCGAGTGTGCGCATGGAGGGTGGCAAGCATTCTTATGCTTCGCCCGTTCCGAGTATGGCAAGACTCACATTCCCAAACAGATGGGCAACGACCGGATACTTAGATCTCGATTCAGATGGCCGAATGCTGCAGATTCGACGAGGGACTGAAAGGAAATTGGTCAAACAGATCAGGCAATCGGACAGCCCAACTTTTGCAACCGCATCGCCATCTGGGAGCACTGTGATGTGCGGCCTTGAAAATGGTGACGTCAGTGTCTATTCGTACAAATTGGACAAAGCGAAGCGATTCGCGGTCTATAAAGGGGATGGCCACCCGATCACCGCCGGCGTCTTCGGGGGGAAAGGCACAGTTTTCGATTTCGAGTTGGCTTTTGCGTCTGATTCGCAATTAGTGATCCACTCCAACGCGGCCCGTGACCTGTTTCGCTGCGTAAACCATGGTTGCCGCATCACCAGGCTACAATTTGTGGGCAACCGCCGCAAAGACAAACTTCCCGACTGGCTGTTCGCGGTGACCGACAAGAATGAGGTATTCCAGGTTGATATAAACAACCGCCGTAGCGTGCGTAACTCCTCAGCGTCGGGAACATCAGTTCCTCGGCCGATGGCTTCACCAACTGATTCATCTAAAGACATGGAGCCATTGTGGTACAGTCAGGAACGAGGGAAATGGCTGGTTTTCAGTGACGATGGACATAAGGTAATCATAAATCCCGATGCTGACACTGAATTTCCGATTCCGACGCTCTCTTTGAGCGGGCATGTGAAACCGATTATCGCGGCCAGCCTGAGTCCGGACTATCGGAGAGTGGTCACGTTCAGTGAAGATTTGACTGTACGCATCTGGGACGCCGATAGTGGTGTGGAATTGCTCAGAATTCGTGTTAGTGATGCGATTGCGGAATGCAACGGCAATGGTGGATCATTGATGATAAGTGGGGAGACCCTGACGCTGCGTTTGCCCCAACACAGATGCAAACTCGAATGGGGAGATTTCAGAGATCGCGTGACAGCCGCGCCGCTAATACGCAACGAATGA